A DNA window from Streptomyces canus contains the following coding sequences:
- a CDS encoding helix-turn-helix transcriptional regulator, producing MPKEVPTLDEIRAWPATVSVPQAATALGVSKRHLYELIKRGESPVKLAPLGTRQRVITASLVRLLEGI from the coding sequence ATGCCCAAAGAAGTGCCCACTCTCGACGAGATCCGCGCCTGGCCCGCCACGGTGAGCGTCCCGCAGGCCGCGACCGCGCTCGGTGTCTCCAAGCGGCATCTGTACGAGCTGATCAAGCGGGGCGAGTCACCGGTCAAGCTGGCGCCGCTCGGCACCCGCCAGAGAGTCATCACCGCGTCGCTCGTGCGGTTGCTGGAGGGCATCTGA
- a CDS encoding endonuclease VII domain-containing protein: protein MCTTEFEPATSRQKRCSKKCNSIASNTRRRADSAVKRCRTCLRDAPVAEFQPAHRSCLSCEALHEAGLKRCSKCGEVKDRADFGNRTGRPGGRDSACRACRSEYSRARNASPERKRINKDNKLRLKYGIGIEEANAMLERQQGRCGICGTTNKPELFHVDHDHSSGAVRELLCFHCNALLGHVKEDRAVLQAAILYLERHSHGQDLGA, encoded by the coding sequence ATGTGTACTACAGAATTTGAGCCAGCGACGAGTCGGCAAAAGAGGTGCTCGAAGAAGTGCAACTCTATTGCCAGCAACACACGCAGGCGCGCCGACTCTGCCGTTAAGCGTTGTCGCACCTGCCTGCGAGACGCCCCAGTTGCGGAATTCCAACCGGCCCACCGCTCATGCCTGAGCTGCGAAGCTCTGCATGAGGCCGGGCTAAAGCGGTGCAGCAAGTGCGGCGAGGTCAAAGACCGCGCAGACTTCGGCAATAGGACCGGTCGACCCGGCGGGCGAGACAGTGCCTGCCGGGCATGCCGCAGCGAGTACTCTCGCGCACGCAACGCATCTCCCGAACGGAAGCGCATCAACAAAGACAACAAGCTGCGCTTGAAATACGGGATCGGCATTGAAGAAGCCAATGCCATGCTGGAGCGACAGCAGGGCCGCTGCGGCATATGCGGCACAACGAACAAACCTGAACTGTTCCACGTCGACCACGACCACTCGTCTGGAGCCGTTCGAGAACTGCTCTGCTTTCACTGCAATGCACTTCTCGGGCACGTGAAAGAAGACAGAGCGGTCCTTCAGGCTGCAATCCTCTATCTCGAAAGGCACTCTCATGGTCAAGATCTGGGGGCGTGA